Proteins from one Streptomyces sp. NBC_00289 genomic window:
- a CDS encoding histidine kinase — MWKSVRQAAWATVHLVVAAAMAFGMYLFITVLLITAIGTLAVVGAWMLPETVLLIRRIAGAKRGLTAAWTGREVPEAYQRITGPLRERLRTAVRDPGTLTDVRWMLAYYVYGALVFLALPLWPVGLLVDGVWCGLLRRPAVVLPLIVRLADLEAHWSTVLLEPSPKARLAARVEELTETRADAIAAHGAELRRIERDLHDGAQARLVALSMRIGLAKRAYDHDPEAARRLLDDAQDQAEEALTELRHVVRGIHPPILTDRGLAGAVRALAASSGLAVTVADGGLDEGVRAPAAVEAAAYFVVAESLTNAAKYSGAPRAEVQLARFRRGLRVRVSDEGRGGADEGRGSGLLGMRRRVAALDGTFDVTSPVGGPTVIEVELPCVW; from the coding sequence ATGTGGAAGTCGGTGCGGCAGGCCGCGTGGGCCACGGTCCACCTCGTGGTGGCCGCGGCGATGGCGTTCGGGATGTACCTCTTCATCACCGTGCTGCTGATCACGGCCATCGGCACGCTCGCGGTCGTCGGGGCCTGGATGCTGCCGGAGACGGTGCTGCTGATCCGGCGCATCGCCGGCGCCAAGCGAGGCCTGACGGCGGCCTGGACCGGGCGCGAGGTGCCCGAGGCGTACCAGCGCATCACCGGCCCGCTGCGGGAGCGGCTGCGCACGGCCGTTCGCGATCCCGGCACGCTCACCGACGTGCGCTGGATGCTCGCCTACTACGTGTACGGCGCCCTGGTCTTCCTCGCGCTGCCGCTGTGGCCGGTGGGGCTCCTCGTCGACGGCGTGTGGTGCGGGCTGCTCCGCCGCCCCGCCGTCGTGCTGCCGCTGATCGTCCGGCTCGCGGACCTGGAGGCCCACTGGTCGACCGTCCTGCTGGAACCCTCGCCGAAGGCGCGGCTCGCCGCGCGGGTGGAGGAGCTGACCGAGACCCGGGCCGACGCGATCGCCGCGCACGGCGCCGAACTGCGCCGGATCGAACGCGATCTGCACGACGGCGCGCAGGCCCGGCTGGTCGCCCTGTCGATGCGGATCGGACTCGCCAAGCGCGCCTACGACCACGACCCCGAGGCCGCCCGCAGGCTTCTGGACGACGCCCAGGACCAGGCCGAGGAGGCACTGACCGAACTGCGGCACGTCGTCCGTGGCATCCACCCGCCGATCCTCACCGACCGCGGTCTCGCCGGAGCCGTACGGGCGCTGGCGGCGAGCAGCGGCCTCGCGGTGACCGTGGCGGACGGCGGTCTGGACGAGGGGGTGCGGGCGCCCGCCGCGGTGGAGGCGGCCGCCTACTTCGTGGTGGCCGAATCGCTGACCAACGCCGCCAAGTACAGTGGCGCGCCCCGGGCCGAGGTCCAACTCGCCCGGTTCCGGCGCGGTTTGCGGGTGCGGGTGAGCGACGAGGGCCGGGGCGGCGCCGACGAGGGCCGGGGCTCCGGGCTGCTCGGCATGCGACGCCGTGTCGCCGCGCTCGACGGGACCTTCGACGTGACCAGTCCGGTCGGGGGCCCGACCGTGATCGAAGTGGAGCTGCCGTGCGTGTGGTGA
- a CDS encoding amino acid permease — MTDDAIASGLTDEERLAQLGYTQVLARRMSAFSNYAVSFTIISVLSGCLTLYLFGMNTGGPAVITWGWVAVGLMTLFVGLSMAEICSAYPTSAGLYFWAHRLAPPRTAAAWAWFTGWFNVLGQVAVTAGIDFGAATFLGAYLNLQFDFKVTPGRTVLLFAAILLLHGVLNTFGVRIVALLNSVSVWWHVLGVAVIVGALTFVPDEHQSASFVFGEFVNNTGWGSGFYVVLLGLLMAQYTFTGYDASAHMTEETHDASTAGPKGIVRSIWTSWIAGFVLLLGFTFAIQSYDDQLASPTGAPPAQILLDALGATSGKLLLLVVIGAQLFCGMASVTANSRMIYAFSRDGALPFSHVWHSVSPRTRTPVAAVWLAVVAALLLGLPYLINYTAYAAVTSIAVIGLYIAYVIPTLLRLRKGDAFVPGPWHLGRWSRAIGVVSVVWVGVITVLFMLPQVSPVTWESFNYAPVAVLVVLGFAAAWWYASARHWFLNPEHARTVAREERRKGAPEPVDP, encoded by the coding sequence ATGACAGATGACGCCATAGCGAGTGGGCTCACGGACGAAGAACGGCTTGCCCAGCTCGGCTATACGCAGGTTCTCGCCCGCCGCATGTCGGCGTTCTCCAACTACGCGGTCTCGTTCACGATCATCTCGGTCCTGTCCGGCTGCCTGACGCTGTATCTGTTCGGCATGAACACCGGCGGTCCCGCGGTGATCACCTGGGGCTGGGTCGCGGTCGGCCTGATGACGCTGTTCGTCGGCCTGTCGATGGCCGAGATCTGTTCGGCCTACCCGACGTCGGCCGGTCTCTACTTCTGGGCGCACCGGCTGGCCCCGCCCCGAACGGCCGCCGCCTGGGCGTGGTTCACGGGCTGGTTCAACGTCCTGGGCCAGGTGGCGGTGACGGCCGGCATCGACTTCGGGGCGGCCACCTTCCTGGGCGCCTACCTCAACCTGCAGTTCGACTTCAAGGTGACCCCGGGCCGCACCGTGCTGCTGTTCGCGGCCATCCTGCTCCTGCACGGCGTGCTGAACACCTTCGGGGTGCGGATCGTCGCCCTGCTCAACAGCGTGAGCGTGTGGTGGCACGTACTGGGCGTCGCGGTGATCGTCGGCGCGCTGACCTTCGTCCCCGACGAGCACCAGTCGGCGTCCTTCGTGTTCGGCGAGTTCGTGAACAACACCGGCTGGGGGAGCGGTTTCTACGTGGTGCTGCTCGGCCTGCTGATGGCCCAGTACACCTTCACCGGGTACGACGCCTCGGCCCACATGACGGAGGAGACCCACGACGCGTCGACCGCGGGACCCAAGGGCATCGTGAGATCCATCTGGACCTCCTGGATCGCCGGCTTCGTCCTCCTGCTGGGCTTCACCTTCGCGATCCAGTCCTACGACGACCAGCTCGCGTCGCCCACCGGCGCGCCGCCCGCCCAGATCCTGCTCGACGCGCTCGGCGCGACCTCCGGCAAGCTGCTCCTGCTGGTGGTGATCGGCGCGCAGCTGTTCTGCGGAATGGCGTCGGTCACCGCCAACAGCCGCATGATCTACGCCTTCTCGCGCGACGGCGCCCTCCCCTTCTCCCACGTCTGGCACTCGGTCAGCCCGCGCACCCGGACGCCCGTGGCCGCGGTGTGGCTCGCCGTGGTGGCCGCACTGCTCCTCGGCCTGCCCTACCTCATCAACTACACGGCCTACGCGGCGGTGACGTCGATCGCGGTGATCGGCCTCTACATCGCGTACGTCATCCCGACGCTTCTGCGGCTGCGCAAGGGAGACGCCTTCGTACCCGGCCCCTGGCACCTGGGCCGCTGGTCCAGGGCGATCGGCGTGGTCTCGGTGGTGTGGGTCGGCGTCATCACCGTCCTGTTCATGCTGCCGCAGGTCTCACCGGTCACCTGGGAGTCCTTCAACTACGCGCCCGTCGCGGTCCTGGTCGTCCTCGGCTTCGCCGCGGCCTGGTGGTACGCCTCGGCCCGGCACTGGTTCCTCAACCCCGAACACGCCCGTACGGTCGCCCGCGAGGAGCGCCGCAAGGGTGCCCCCGAACCGGTCGATCCGTAA
- a CDS encoding dihydrofolate reductase family protein, producing the protein MPHPYVLLSAAVSLDGYLDDTGPERLLLSSPADFDRVDEVRASVDAILVGAGTIRADNPRLLVNSPDRRAARVAAGRPAYPLKVTVSGSGDLDPAANFWHTGGEKLVCTTDKGAEHLRRAPVAADVVALGPDIDWRRLLEHLYEARGVRRLMVEGGGRIHTQLLQQGLADELQLVLAPLFVGTPDAPRLFGPGAYQGGRLRLVETRRIEDVVLMRYEPTAPGTGDVPSAADRHWLALACELAQRCPPSSTAFSVGAVVVAADGTELARGHSREGGDPVVHAEEAALAKLDASDPRLAGATVYSSLEPCALRASRPAPCARLILDAGVRRVVTAWREPDTFVTGADGSGLLATEGAAVAVLPEYEERAQAPNRHLLG; encoded by the coding sequence ATGCCCCACCCGTACGTCCTGCTGTCCGCCGCCGTCTCCCTCGACGGCTACCTGGACGACACCGGCCCCGAGCGCCTCCTGCTCTCCAGCCCGGCCGACTTCGACCGGGTCGACGAGGTGCGCGCCTCCGTCGACGCGATCCTCGTCGGCGCCGGCACCATCCGCGCCGACAACCCCCGGCTCCTGGTCAACTCGCCCGACCGCCGGGCCGCCCGCGTCGCCGCCGGCCGCCCCGCCTACCCGCTCAAGGTCACGGTCAGCGGCTCCGGCGACCTCGACCCGGCCGCCAACTTCTGGCACACGGGCGGCGAGAAGCTCGTCTGTACGACCGACAAGGGCGCCGAACACCTCCGCCGGGCGCCCGTCGCCGCCGACGTCGTCGCCCTGGGCCCCGACATCGACTGGCGCCGCCTCCTGGAGCACCTGTACGAGGCGCGCGGCGTCCGGCGCCTCATGGTCGAGGGGGGCGGGCGGATCCACACACAGCTGCTCCAGCAGGGCCTCGCCGACGAACTCCAGCTGGTCCTGGCCCCCCTGTTCGTGGGCACCCCGGACGCGCCCCGGCTGTTCGGCCCCGGCGCCTACCAGGGCGGACGGCTGCGTCTCGTGGAGACCCGGCGGATCGAGGACGTCGTCCTCATGCGGTACGAGCCCACCGCCCCCGGCACCGGAGACGTCCCCTCCGCCGCCGACCGGCACTGGCTGGCCCTGGCCTGCGAGCTGGCACAGCGGTGCCCGCCGTCGAGCACCGCGTTCAGCGTGGGCGCCGTGGTCGTGGCGGCCGACGGCACGGAGCTCGCGCGCGGCCACTCGCGGGAGGGCGGCGACCCGGTCGTCCACGCGGAGGAGGCGGCGCTCGCCAAGCTCGACGCGTCCGACCCGAGGCTGGCCGGCGCCACGGTCTACAGCAGCCTCGAGCCCTGCGCCCTGCGCGCCTCCCGCCCGGCGCCCTGCGCCCGGCTGATCCTCGACGCGGGGGTGCGGCGGGTGGTGACGGCCTGGCGGGAGCCGGACACCTTCGTCACGGGGGCCGACGGGAGCGGGTTGCTGGCGACGGAGGGCGCCGCCGTGGCCGTACTCCCGGAGTACGAGGAGCGGGCCCAGGCGCCCAACCGTCACCTGCTCGGCTGA
- the ribA gene encoding GTP cyclohydrolase II: MPDFPAATSRSRVRVPLRFHDGYAVDAEVVTFHGLTDGREHLAVVLGDPGPVPLVRLHSECLTGDVFGSARCDCGPQLREAVERIADRGGVLLYLRQEGRDIGLYNKLDAYALQDQGLDTYAANTALGLPEDARDYTAAAQMLRALDVGTLDLLSNNPDKASQLRDLGVEVRDRVPTGVFTTAHNVRYLRAKVLQTQHTLPLAELTGRAELSAR; this comes from the coding sequence ATGCCCGACTTCCCCGCCGCCACGTCACGCTCCCGCGTCCGGGTACCGCTGCGCTTCCACGACGGCTACGCCGTCGATGCCGAAGTGGTCACCTTCCACGGCCTCACCGACGGCCGGGAACATCTCGCGGTCGTCCTCGGCGACCCCGGCCCCGTTCCACTGGTCCGGCTGCACTCCGAGTGCCTGACCGGCGACGTCTTCGGCTCGGCCCGCTGCGACTGCGGCCCGCAGCTGCGCGAGGCGGTCGAGCGCATAGCCGACCGCGGCGGTGTCCTGCTCTACCTGCGCCAGGAGGGCCGGGACATCGGCCTCTACAACAAGCTCGACGCCTACGCCCTCCAGGACCAGGGCCTCGACACCTACGCCGCCAACACCGCGCTCGGCCTGCCCGAGGACGCCCGCGACTACACCGCGGCCGCCCAGATGCTCCGGGCGCTGGACGTCGGAACACTGGACCTGCTGTCCAACAACCCCGACAAGGCGAGCCAGTTGCGCGATCTCGGAGTGGAGGTCCGCGACCGCGTCCCCACCGGTGTCTTCACCACCGCCCACAACGTCCGCTACCTGCGCGCGAAGGTGCTCCAGACCCAGCACACGCTGCCGCTCGCGGAGTTGACGGGCCGGGCGGAGCTGAGCGCGCGCTGA
- a CDS encoding DEAD/DEAH box helicase — protein sequence MSISSTDHVVVPENGENDETTATPEITFSDLGLPEGVVRKLAQNGVTAPFPIQAATIPDALAGKDILGRGRTGSGKTLSFGLPLLTQLSGGHTEKKKPRGIILTPTRELAMQVADALQPYGDVLGLKMKVVCGGTSMGNQIYALERGVDVLVATPGRLRDIINRGACSLANVQVAVLDEADQMSDLGFLPEVTELLDQIPGGGQRMLFSATMENEISTLVKRYLTNPVTHEVDSAQGNVTTMSHHILIVKPKDKAPVTAAIASRKGRTIIFVRTQLGADRIAEQLRDSGVKADALHGGMTQGARTRTLADFKEGYVNALVATDVAARGIHVDGIDLVLNVDPAGDHKDYLHRSGRTARAGRSGTVVSLSLPHQRRQIFRLMEDAGVDAARHIINSGTAFEPEVAEITGARSMTEVQAESAGNAAQQAEREVSQLTKELERAQRRATELRADADRLVARAARERGEDPEAAVVAAAEAVVEQDAVAEAAAEAVVSEQPAYEQPRQRRDERGNYERRDDRGGRSFERRDNNDRGGFNRDRRDGDRGGFRRDDRRDDRGGRSFERRDDRSSGGGFNRDRRDDRPSGGGFNRDRRDERPSGGFRRDDRPSGGFNRDRRDDRPSGGFDRDRRDDRPSGGFRRDDRPSGGFSRDRRDDRPSTHRGSDRPFNRDRQGDRPTGGGFRSGGHDRPTGRRDDHRGGTGTSTGSFGRRDDKPRWKRNG from the coding sequence ATGTCCATTTCCAGTACTGATCACGTCGTCGTGCCCGAGAACGGCGAGAACGACGAGACGACCGCGACCCCCGAGATCACCTTCTCGGACCTCGGTCTTCCCGAGGGCGTGGTGCGCAAGCTCGCCCAGAACGGCGTGACCGCCCCCTTCCCGATCCAGGCCGCGACCATCCCGGACGCCCTGGCCGGCAAGGACATCCTCGGCCGCGGCCGCACCGGCTCCGGCAAGACCCTCTCCTTCGGTCTGCCGCTGCTCACGCAGCTCTCCGGTGGCCACACCGAGAAGAAGAAGCCCCGCGGCATCATCCTCACGCCGACGCGTGAGCTCGCGATGCAGGTCGCGGATGCCCTCCAGCCCTACGGCGACGTCCTCGGCCTGAAGATGAAGGTCGTCTGCGGCGGTACGTCGATGGGCAACCAGATCTACGCCCTGGAGCGCGGCGTCGACGTCCTCGTCGCCACCCCGGGCCGCCTGCGCGACATCATCAACCGCGGCGCCTGCTCGCTGGCGAACGTCCAGGTGGCCGTGCTCGACGAGGCCGACCAGATGTCCGACCTGGGCTTCCTGCCCGAGGTCACCGAGCTGCTCGACCAGATCCCCGGCGGCGGCCAGCGCATGCTGTTCTCGGCCACGATGGAGAACGAGATCTCCACGCTGGTCAAGCGCTACCTGACCAACCCGGTCACGCACGAGGTCGACAGCGCCCAGGGCAACGTCACGACCATGTCGCACCACATCCTCATCGTGAAGCCCAAGGACAAGGCGCCGGTCACCGCCGCGATCGCCTCCCGCAAGGGCCGCACGATCATCTTCGTCCGCACCCAGCTGGGCGCCGACCGTATCGCCGAGCAGCTGCGCGACTCCGGTGTGAAGGCCGACGCGCTGCACGGCGGTATGACGCAGGGCGCGCGGACGCGGACGCTGGCGGACTTCAAGGAGGGCTACGTCAACGCGCTCGTCGCGACCGACGTCGCCGCCCGCGGTATCCACGTCGACGGCATCGACCTGGTCCTGAACGTGGACCCGGCCGGTGACCACAAGGACTACCTGCACCGTTCCGGCCGTACGGCGCGTGCGGGCCGCTCCGGCACCGTCGTGTCGCTGTCGCTTCCGCACCAGCGTCGCCAGATCTTCCGGCTGATGGAGGACGCGGGCGTCGACGCCGCGCGTCACATCATCAACTCCGGTACGGCGTTCGAGCCGGAGGTCGCCGAGATCACCGGTGCCCGGTCGATGACCGAGGTGCAGGCCGAGTCGGCGGGCAACGCGGCGCAGCAGGCCGAGCGCGAGGTCTCGCAGCTCACGAAGGAGCTCGAGCGGGCGCAGCGGCGCGCGACCGAGCTGCGTGCGGACGCCGACCGTCTGGTCGCGCGGGCGGCGCGTGAGCGCGGCGAGGACCCGGAGGCGGCTGTCGTCGCGGCCGCCGAGGCGGTCGTGGAGCAGGACGCCGTGGCGGAGGCGGCTGCCGAGGCCGTGGTCTCCGAGCAGCCCGCGTACGAGCAGCCGCGTCAGCGCCGTGACGAGCGGGGCAACTACGAGCGCCGTGACGACCGTGGTGGCCGTTCCTTCGAGCGTCGTGACAACAACGACCGCGGTGGCTTCAACCGTGACCGTCGTGACGGCGACCGTGGCGGCTTCCGCCGTGACGACCGCCGCGACGACCGTGGTGGCCGTTCCTTCGAGCGTCGTGACGACCGTTCCTCGGGCGGTGGCTTCAACCGTGACCGTCGCGACGACCGTCCCTCCGGTGGTGGCTTCAACCGCGACCGTCGTGACGAGCGTCCCTCCGGCGGCTTCCGCCGCGACGACCGTCCCTCGGGCGGTTTCAACCGTGACCGTCGTGACGACCGTCCCTCGGGCGGCTTCGACCGTGACCGTCGTGACGACCGTCCCTCGGGTGGCTTCCGCCGCGACGACCGTCCCTCGGGCGGTTTCAGCCGTGACCGTCGTGACGACCGTCCGTCCACCCACCGGGGCAGCGACCGTCCCTTCAACCGCGACCGTCAGGGCGACCGCCCCACCGGCGGCGGCTTCCGCTCCGGCGGCCACGACCGCCCGACCGGCCGTCGTGACGACCACCGTGGCGGCACCGGCACCTCCACCGGTTCGTTCGGCCGCCGCGACGACAAGCCGCGCTGGAAGCGCAACGGCTGA
- a CDS encoding LuxR C-terminal-related transcriptional regulator has product MRVVIAEDNALLREGLVMLLGSSGHDVVAVVGTGPEILPALLEHRPDVAVLDVRMPPGFRDEGLRAALVARQELPGLPVLVLSQYVEESYAAELLSGGTSGIGYLLKDRVGRVDEFLDALERVAGGGTALDPEVVTELLTRRRDTPLDSLTPREREVLKLMAEGHDNTTIAKTLVVTERAVSKHIGNVFLKLGLPPSDSGHRRVLAVLAYLAHTPR; this is encoded by the coding sequence GTGCGTGTGGTGATCGCCGAGGACAACGCCCTGCTGCGCGAGGGGCTCGTGATGCTGCTGGGATCCTCGGGCCACGACGTCGTGGCCGTGGTGGGCACCGGCCCCGAAATCCTGCCCGCCCTCCTCGAACACCGTCCGGACGTGGCGGTGCTCGACGTACGGATGCCACCGGGCTTCCGCGACGAGGGACTGCGCGCGGCACTCGTCGCCCGCCAGGAGCTCCCCGGACTGCCGGTGCTGGTGCTCTCGCAGTACGTCGAGGAGTCGTACGCCGCCGAGCTGCTGAGCGGCGGCACCAGCGGGATCGGCTACCTGCTCAAGGACCGGGTGGGCCGGGTCGACGAGTTCCTCGACGCGCTGGAGCGGGTCGCCGGCGGGGGCACCGCGCTGGACCCCGAGGTCGTCACCGAGCTCCTCACCCGCCGCCGGGACACACCGCTCGACTCGCTGACCCCGCGCGAGCGGGAGGTGCTGAAGCTGATGGCCGAGGGGCACGACAACACGACGATCGCCAAGACCCTCGTGGTGACCGAACGCGCGGTCAGCAAGCACATCGGCAACGTCTTCCTGAAGCTGGGCCTGCCGCCGAGCGACAGCGGCCACCGCAGGGTCCTGGCCGTCCTGGCCTATCTGGCGCACACCCCGCGGTGA
- a CDS encoding FG-GAP repeat domain-containing protein, with product MTRRARIALTLIGLAALGAGSLTTAGPAAADTTPTPITTDGVWGIDYAGGFLTTVEHRPDGDQYVVGRQISPDGSTVLDQTTRGFAGTFADGTHLQRKPCDAGGCVPLRSTGNGNVGYFQVDEYDKERAQVWDSPTSYHWGEPAVTGGRFVDATGRFYVYQAASTGKQYVDALSPYYVEDVRLVRTATAASVWGAALWTPGSGNGTVTAYDLEAKKTVQTVSTGAPCTVKELQVVGRWVYWNCGPTGVAGVYDRTAKKNITVPSGPALVGDGYLVQHDRTGGRLMLTDYHSGTAGAARGIADLPAGNTADQRRQTWTVDKFGGDIAYVDQDHTIRIVRSGVPGQSLAKVESEVDDTTVSAKNDAWHSSWQLNKPASWTFTVKDSAGRTVRTHTGVGTAIDASWEGDTDAGGYAYNGRYTWTLTARAAEGAGTYSTSGKLGLTGGLQGHHDQGGYGYGELVTLNSAGALTLQYTEGKGTFDSKQSASGWPAGTVAVPFGDMGSDRCAEMLTRMPNGELRRYAGKCGVSYKPASSHTSLGTGWNAYNVLTAPGDLTGDGRTDLLARKASTGDVYLFANDGAGKLKAGVKIRSWSTYKKIVGAGDLDGDGFGDVLALDRAGTLWRYDGTGSGQVKERVKVFSGWGAGYNAVVGVGDITGDGRNDLVARDTAGNLYRQTGTGKGSFAARQKIATGWNGYKGIF from the coding sequence TTGACCCGGCGTGCCCGGATCGCTCTCACTCTCATCGGCCTGGCCGCCCTCGGCGCCGGCTCACTGACCACCGCGGGCCCGGCGGCGGCGGACACCACCCCGACGCCGATCACGACGGACGGCGTGTGGGGGATCGACTACGCGGGCGGCTTCCTGACGACCGTGGAACACCGCCCGGACGGCGACCAGTACGTGGTCGGCCGACAGATCTCGCCCGACGGCTCCACCGTGCTGGACCAGACAACCCGCGGTTTCGCGGGAACCTTCGCCGACGGCACGCACCTTCAGCGGAAGCCGTGCGACGCCGGCGGCTGTGTGCCCCTGCGCTCCACCGGCAACGGGAACGTGGGCTACTTCCAGGTCGACGAGTACGACAAGGAGCGCGCGCAGGTCTGGGACTCGCCCACCTCCTACCACTGGGGCGAACCGGCGGTAACCGGCGGCAGGTTCGTGGACGCCACCGGCCGCTTCTACGTCTACCAGGCGGCCTCCACCGGCAAGCAGTACGTCGATGCCCTCAGCCCCTACTACGTCGAGGACGTGCGGCTGGTCCGCACCGCCACCGCGGCCTCCGTGTGGGGTGCGGCGCTGTGGACGCCGGGCTCGGGCAACGGGACGGTGACCGCGTACGACCTGGAGGCGAAGAAGACCGTCCAGACCGTCTCCACGGGTGCGCCCTGCACGGTCAAGGAGCTCCAGGTCGTGGGCCGTTGGGTCTACTGGAACTGCGGTCCCACGGGCGTCGCGGGCGTGTACGACCGTACGGCGAAGAAGAACATCACGGTGCCGTCCGGTCCCGCGCTGGTCGGCGACGGCTACCTCGTCCAGCACGACCGGACCGGCGGCCGGCTGATGCTGACGGACTACCACTCGGGGACGGCCGGGGCCGCGCGGGGGATCGCCGACCTGCCGGCCGGGAACACGGCCGACCAGCGGCGGCAGACCTGGACGGTGGACAAGTTCGGCGGCGACATCGCCTACGTCGACCAGGACCACACGATCCGGATCGTGCGGAGCGGGGTGCCCGGCCAGTCGCTCGCCAAGGTCGAGTCCGAGGTGGACGACACCACCGTCAGCGCCAAGAACGACGCGTGGCACAGCTCCTGGCAACTGAACAAGCCGGCCTCCTGGACCTTCACGGTGAAGGACTCCGCGGGGCGGACCGTGCGCACGCACACCGGTGTCGGAACCGCGATCGACGCCTCCTGGGAGGGCGACACCGACGCGGGCGGGTACGCGTACAACGGCCGTTACACCTGGACGCTGACCGCCAGGGCGGCCGAGGGCGCGGGCACGTACAGCACCAGCGGCAAGCTGGGGCTGACCGGCGGGCTGCAGGGCCACCACGACCAGGGCGGCTACGGCTACGGAGAGCTCGTCACGCTCAACTCCGCCGGCGCCCTGACCCTGCAGTACACCGAGGGCAAGGGCACCTTCGACTCCAAGCAGTCGGCGTCCGGCTGGCCGGCCGGCACGGTCGCGGTGCCGTTCGGCGACATGGGCAGCGACCGATGCGCCGAGATGCTGACGCGCATGCCGAACGGCGAACTGCGCCGCTACGCGGGCAAGTGCGGTGTGTCGTACAAGCCGGCGAGCAGCCACACCTCGCTTGGCACCGGCTGGAACGCGTACAACGTCCTCACCGCCCCCGGCGACCTGACCGGCGACGGCCGCACCGACCTGCTGGCGCGCAAGGCGTCGACGGGTGACGTCTACCTGTTCGCCAACGACGGCGCGGGGAAGCTGAAGGCGGGAGTCAAGATCCGCTCGTGGTCGACGTACAAGAAGATCGTCGGCGCGGGTGACCTCGACGGCGACGGCTTCGGGGACGTGCTGGCGCTGGACAGGGCCGGGACGCTGTGGCGCTACGACGGCACCGGGTCGGGCCAGGTGAAGGAGCGGGTGAAGGTCTTCTCCGGCTGGGGTGCCGGCTACAACGCGGTCGTCGGCGTCGGGGACATCACCGGGGACGGCAGGAACGACCTGGTCGCCCGGGACACGGCCGGCAACCTCTACCGCCAGACCGGTACCGGCAAGGGGTCGTTCGCCGCTCGTCAGAAGATCGCCACGGGCTGGAACGGGTACAAGGGCATTTTCTAG
- a CDS encoding MarR family winged helix-turn-helix transcriptional regulator, which yields MTTRWLTPEEQRAWRAYIAATHLLEDAIDRQLQQDAGMPHLYYSILANLSEAPERRLRMTDLAERSKITRSRLTYAVTRLEKDGLVRRENCRWDKRGSVAALTDEGMTVLERTAPGHVATVRSLLFDRLTEEQVGQLEEICTGIARTLEGDGEHPAADEVPWRRRSSPPCP from the coding sequence ATGACGACCCGCTGGCTCACCCCCGAGGAGCAGCGCGCCTGGCGCGCGTACATCGCCGCGACGCACCTCCTGGAGGACGCGATCGACCGGCAGCTCCAGCAGGACGCCGGCATGCCCCATCTCTACTACTCCATTCTCGCCAACCTCTCCGAGGCGCCGGAGCGCCGGCTGCGCATGACCGATCTCGCCGAGCGGTCGAAGATCACGCGCAGTCGGCTGACGTACGCGGTGACCCGCCTGGAGAAGGACGGCCTGGTCCGGCGCGAGAACTGCCGGTGGGACAAGCGGGGCAGTGTCGCCGCGCTGACCGACGAGGGGATGACCGTCCTGGAGCGTACGGCGCCCGGGCACGTCGCGACGGTGCGGTCGCTGCTGTTCGACCGGCTCACCGAGGAGCAGGTGGGGCAGTTGGAGGAGATCTGCACGGGCATCGCGCGGACGCTGGAGGGGGACGGGGAGCACCCGGCGGCCGACGAGGTGCCGTGGCGGCGGCGGTCCTCGCCACCCTGTCCCTGA
- a CDS encoding metallopeptidase family protein has product MLEMTREEFEELVAEALDRIPPELTRLMDNVAVFVEDEPPADDPGLLGLYEGTPLTDRGEWYAGVLPDRITIYRGPTLRMCGTREEVVAETEVTVVHEIAHHFGIDDARLHALGYG; this is encoded by the coding sequence GTGCTGGAGATGACGCGCGAGGAGTTCGAGGAACTGGTCGCCGAGGCGTTGGACCGGATTCCGCCGGAATTGACGCGGTTGATGGACAACGTCGCGGTGTTCGTCGAGGACGAGCCGCCGGCGGACGATCCGGGGCTCCTCGGCTTGTACGAGGGGACTCCGCTCACCGATCGGGGGGAGTGGTACGCGGGTGTGCTGCCGGACCGGATCACCATCTACCGGGGGCCGACGCTGCGGATGTGCGGGACGCGGGAGGAGGTCGTCGCGGAGACGGAGGTGACCGTCGTGCACGAGATCGCCCACCACTTCGGGATCGACGACGCGCGGCTGCACGCTCTCGGGTACGGCTGA